TTATCAAAGCCAGCTCGCCCTGAACGGCTTTTACTTTGCAGTCCCCTAGCTTCGAAATATCCCACCATGCTGCGTAGTGGTTACGACAGATAATGTCCTCAAAAATCACCATTCGAGGCGCAGTTGGAACGGCGGACGTGATGTCCAGTATTAGCATAACCATACAGGCGGTTATAGTAACCGCAAATACACTTGGAACTGGACCGTGGTGAGACCTCCTGTCGGCATCATTTTGCAGGGACCGATCTGATGCTTGTAAAAATGGGACTCTTTCCGGGTCTTCATTCTCCGCTTCATCAGGTGATGTGCTGTGGCTCCGATATATAGCTTTGTTCCATCGTGACTGTGAGGATTTCCATGATGCAGCCCCCCGGAATCCCTGCCTTTCGGGATACATTGTTGATATCTCAGGAATACCGGTGGCGGTTGGCAGCCGTTTATGATGGTAGAAATATCGTCAGGCAGGGTGTTATGAGATTCATGATTACGGTCGCACCAGGCGGTTTATCTAAAATATGATTGAGCCACGTGAACTCCGTTATTCCAACGGTCGTAGCGGAGATCTTATCCAAAACAAGGCATGACTGCAAGGCATGACTGTAAGGCAGGAACTAGTTTACCGATCCCTGGCAGTTGCTCCCCTTGCTGGAGGTGCTGCGTGCAAGGGCTCAGAATTATAATAAGAATAATGTATTGATTtatctactatatatacaatgTCTAAGTAGgtttattaataatattgGTAAAGCTTTTAGTATACATCTTTGGAACTATTGACAGTCTCTTATTGATTATCACTATAGGGATTAGTATTTTATAGATCATGTCAAACTTACTAGGTTTCACCGTTTCACCGTTTTGTCCTGTAAGGCTTTAGAATAGTAAGTTATTGTACGTACGTGGTAACAGACAAAACAGTATTGATTGGAGGTGCTCAGGCCGCTGGGCAATATGTCCAATCACATATACCCACGTGCAGGAAACAGTCACATGGAGGATGGCCTCCCGTGCACTATTAATCTATAGAGTTTAATCTACGGTATATTGAGAATATTCTCCGGCGTTTAGGTACCCCTACCTACGACCAATGTACACATCGTTGACTATGCTTACTAGCCCATATCAGCAACAGAACAGGAAGTTCAGGTACACGAAGCTGTCCATTTTTGTTTAGCCTCTGTCAGGACTCAGGTAGTTCGGTAGAACTTCATCCCGATCAGTCCTAGTTTCCTACTAGACGATGATAATAGCTCTGTGCTGCTCATAACATTTGTGCCTGCATGAGCATGACCACTGATTCCCGGTGTAAGCCGATCATGGTATGCATTTGATTGATTACCAACTGTGGGTGCCAGAGCTGCAAATTTATCACCGTGCATATTCtgggcaaaagaaaatgaggctATCATATCCATTTCTACTCATCATGCAGGTCGGCCTACCCCCTCAAAAGTGTCAATCACTACCAGCTGTCACTATATTGTTTCCTTCCTCGTGAGCTTTATATTCCCGTTGCTTCCTCTGATTTACTCACATTtaccaaaatcaaagaatttcttgtcttttACCAGAATATTCCACCTGAAAGTCTCATAATGGTATCGAACGAGCATGCCTGTGATAGTATGACGCCCTCAAATCGTGCTATGACAACTGAGGCTGCCCTTGCTGCCGAAAAGAACTTTTCAGCAAAGAACTACGAATCCCTTCCGATCGTGTTCGCCCGCGCCCAAGGAGCCTCTGTCTGGGACCCGGAGGGAAATCACTATCTCGATTTCCACTCGGCCTCAACCGCCCTGAATCATGGACATTGCCACCCAAAGCTTGTTGCTGCCCTGGTGGAGCAGGCTTCCCGACTGACACTTACTTCTCGTGCCTTTCACAATGATGTATACCCCAAATTTGCCGAAATGGTAACCAAGCTATTTGGCTATGACAGAGCCCTACCCTCTAGCACGGGTGCGGAAGCCTCGGAGACTGCCATTAAAGTTGCACGGAAATGGGCTTACAAGGTGAAGGGTGTGCCTCGGGACCAGGCTATTGTTCTAGGTGCGGCGGGTAACCATCATGGACGAACAGTACGTACCAACATGACGGAACTCGCAATGCTTCTCAGTGTCTAATTAACACGGCGCCTGTTTAGCTCGCGTCGATTTCCCTAGCCTCGGATAACATGTCGCGTGAAAACTACGGCCCTTTAGTGCCGAATATTAGTTGCACAATCCCGGGGACCGACAAATTGATCACGTACAACGATAAGGCGGCATTGCGGGAGGCGTTCGCGGCAGCTGGCTTCAACCTGGCTGCATTTGTGATCGAGCCAATACAAGGAGATGCGGGTGTGATAgttgcagatgatgattACCTCCGAGAGGCTCGAGCTCTTTGTGACAAGCACCAGGTCCTGTTGATCTGCGACGAAATCCAGACGGGTATTGCACGGACGGGCAAGCTACTCGGTCATTACTGGAGCGGTATCTGGCCCGACATGGTCATCTTGGGAAAGACCATGACCGGTGGCATGTACCCCGTCTCCTGCGCCTTGGCCAACGATGATGTGATGCTCACAGTCGAGCCCGGCACGCATGGGTCGACTTACGGTGGGAATCCGCTCGGCGCGGCAGTTGCTATGCGGGCTCTCCAGGTTGTTGAGGAGGAAAACTTGGTCGAGCGGGCTGAGCATCTTGGAAACCTTCTTAGAGCGGGTCTGAgagctattcaagctcaGACCCCCGTTATCGAGACGGTTCGTGGCCGGGGGTTGCTCAACGCCTTTGTCATTGACCAAAATAAGACCAATGGACACACTGGCATAGAGCTGTGCGAGGTCATGAAGGCGAAGGGGCTTTTGGTAAGTAAAACCACCTTCCAGTGGAAGGCTCATGCTAACTGGCGATATAGCTCAAATCCAGCCGAACAGGCGTCATTCGTATTGCTCCCCCTCTCGTCATCACTGAGAGTGAAATTGAGCGGGCACTAGGAGTCATTAAGGATTCCATCAACCAGCTGGTCAACGGCTCCTGTAAAACCATCTAGATGAGAATCCGCATGTTTTCTTAGGGTTGGAAATCTCAGGCCATGATAAGGGTAGATTAGTGATGTCTGAGCTCACAAGCATGAACAATGGTGACCAAGATTTCCAGTGTAACATTGAAGCTATCAACATGGTAATCTTTAGGCTATCGTAAAGAATGGCATAATCTGTCAACACTTCGCGTCAAGCTGCTATCGGATTCCGGACAATTCCCATAGCTTTGtggttttcattttcatgaAACCGCTAACATCCATCACTTCTGTCGCATCTCCGCAAATCTTGTCCTCGGTGTCTTGTGGGAAGAACATCTGGATAACCTTCATCATGGCCGTCTTATCAGACCATGTTCGTGGCACAGTTTCACCCTCCCTCAAACTTCTCAGCACGGTAGGCAATTGGTAAGCTGGTAGGTCGTGGGCCAGATCTCTCCGCAGAGACCCCAAGTCGATCTTATCGTAGCTATCATGGAATCGTACCAGTGCAGCGGTCCGGGTATCGCACTGTGGATCTTGGACTGGCAAGATATATCCCTCCGACACATAAGGCAGTGCGGTCAGCTTGGCTTCAACCTCCATTCGAGGAACCTTGTAAGTAAAGAATTTGAACACTATACTCGTGGTGGAGTTAGACAAGGATCTTCATTAGGGCGATTCGGGAGCAGGTAAACAGACAGTCCATATTTGCTcttcctttgaatataaatCGACCATTTTCTAGGGTTGCTAGGTCTCCCGTTTTGAAGAACCCTTCGGCGTCCAGGCGCTTTGCCGTAGCATCAGGAGAGTTCAAGTACCTAGTAATATTCCCAACGATCACATTAGCACTTTGTTTCACAGATCGGTGCatggaaagagagatataCCCAAGGAACATAGATGGAGTCTTAACAAGAAGCTCCCCTTGATCTCCCTCGGACAACTTCATAGTCACATGTGGAAAGGGAGTTCCCAAGTCAGCCTGTATCACGGATAGCCATGTCAGCTACCATATTGATCTCTCATTGTGGCGTATTACCTCTTCGCTCCCTATTGCCCCATCCCACATAGCTATCTCCTGCGTTTCCGTAGACCCATACAGCACCCTAAGTGGCTTTCCACCGCGCATTTCCTGCCAGAACTGCTTGACCCGACTTGAAGGCATGGCGCCCGTATCACACGCGTCTCGAATATATCGCACACCGTCAATGTAGTCTTGAATCACCTGCTCCGGCAACTTCGAAATATGACTTTCATAGTGCAGCATCATACCGTACCAAAAGGTAGGAGACAAGACAATCTTCGTTCCCGCCTGTTCACGAAGCCTTTCCCAAATGAGATTGTAATTGCGTCCAAAGTTCTGAATCTCAACGCGCACCCCAGCGAGAAGCAtctggaagagctttgtGAAATAAATCGACCAGAATGCTCCTCTCGGAATTATGCAGATATCGTCGTTTGTCGCTGGCTCTGTCTCCATATGGGCATACTTGTTGATCGTGCGCCGGGAATGGAGGACACCCTTTGGGGGACCAGTCGTCCCCGAGGTGAAGAACAAAATACTCGGAGTCTCTTCGGATACTGCAAGTGTGCTATCGAGTCTGTAGGACCCAGCGGGAGGGAGATTACTCGAGGTATGGGTGTTGCCTTCAATCGTGATGGATGGAATCTCGACTTCTCGTTGAATTTGCGTCGCAGACTCAGTCAGCTCTCTGCTAACGATCATGACCTGCGCATTGCACTGTTGAATGATATACGCTGCTTCGGCGGGCAGTGCACCGGTCGCTGTGAATGAAACTGTTAGCGGTTGCAGACTACTGTCCTACTACATAACTCACGCATTGGAACGACCACTCCACCAACCGCCAGAACGGCGATGACTCCAACAATAAATTCGTATCCATTTGGGGCAAGTAGAGCAACGTAGACGCTACCAGGCTTCCGTGATTCAGAAAGATGCAGGAGTCCTTGCAATGTTTGTTGAAGCTTCGCAATCCCGTGGAGGATTTGACGATAGCCGAACTGCGTTCCAGTACTATAATCGTCGACAATGGTTTTGCTGTCTCTTTCAATTGCAATATCAATTAGCCTCCTGAATAGGACATCGTCTGGGAATGTTGGTTTATCCTGAATTGTCATGGCTTTGGGATGGCTACGATCAGGGAAAGTAGAAAACGAGGGTTTAGAAAGGTACCGACAGGATGTAAAGTGTGTGGTGTGAAAGGCAGAAGTGACGAGCcataaatatattcttcATGGAGGACTCGGTAGAAGACCAACCATGGCTACGGCGTTCAACATTCTTGCGCTTGCACAGTTTAAGccaatttctttttcttaattcATGGGGTCACAAAGGTCTGTCTACATCTAAAAAGCGACATTCAAGTAACTTGAAATAATGGGTGGTTTGGCGAGAACTGCTCTCAGGATCCCTAGCCCTTGAGTATATCTCGTATATTGAGAACACCTAGATTTCTTATCTTCCTACAGACTATACCACCACAGCTTGGTTTCCACATACTTAATTACATCGTGAGCTGTTGCAAACGCGAGTCGGCGGTTAGCTGTAGGCTTTTCATACCAGTTAATGTTCGACATACTTGTGTTAAGTTGATcggtatcttcctcctcgatgTATACGTCGAATCTCTACACAGACCATTAGTGAGAGAGTCGGACTACAAGTGGGATATCTCGGATGGTGAACCTCGCGAATTGCATTTATCATCTGAGACTTTCCCAGATCATTCACCGTCAGATCCTTCTTTAAGTCCGCAGTTGTGGTCACCTACAAAGGTGTTACCTCTCAAGCCTGCTCCCTTCATTTTGGGTCTCATATTTAGAATACTTCCGTACCTCGTGAATGGGCACCTCAAGCTCTCGAGCAAGGAGCGCCTTGACATCACTTTCAAGACTGGCcatcttttctcccctttttttcctgGTAATGAGTTCAAAGCCAAGTGGTGAAATCGGTAAAAGGGATGTATGAAGCTGCGTTTGGCCTCTGGAAAGGTGGACAGTATATGGAAATGTACAATATAGCGCCTGAGCGAACATGCAAGCCCCGGGCACGGGTGAAAAGTGATCCAGGTTGGAAGCTCCCACTCCGGAATCCGCGGTATATATCAATGTAATAGAGGCCTTAGTATGCATATGTGCAACCTTCCATACTGGAGAACGACTGGGCCCCATTTCATGCCAGAAGTTTGTCCTAATTTTCGAGATTTACATCACTCAAGTTACCGTGCGATCTAGCCCAGCTCTCAGATGATCCATTTCCTAAAATGTGCAGACTAAGGTGATTGATGAGACCTCGGTTGCATCGATGACTTCGCTGTCATAGTTACATTTGATAGCCTGCATGCCACATCATCCAAGGAACGTGTCCCACTGACCAATGAGTCACCGTTTTTCCCTCCGTCTTGGTGGCCATTCCGTCCATACGCCGCATTGGTATACGTTTGCAGGGAATCAGTGGCCGATGTGCAAATAGCATCAATGTCCCCATGAATTATGAACGCATTCCAGCCCATATCGATTCTAAGCTGGAGGGCAGCGGGAGAGATGCCGAACCCCATAATTGGGAGATTGTTCACCTTGGCTGCATCGCGGATCTTTTTCAGGGCTGCAAGATATACTGGTTCGTCACCGTCGAGAGATCCATGGGACGGCTTCATGCACATTCGTAGATCCCCGGTACCAATGAAAAGACCGTCGACTATAAAGAGATGAGTTGTATTAGCATTTCGATCATGCAGACATGGGATGCTAGTAAGGGAATACAGGGCACGGACCCCCAGGGACTTTGCAGATCTCCTCGACATTTTCCAGCCCCTCAAGGTCTTCGATCTGGCAGAATACCGCTACATGGCTGTCCCATACATCATATGTGCTTTGCCCTATCGGTGTCCGATTCTGCTGTTCGCCAATCAAGGCCGCAGGAGGAAAACTGCGGTCGCCCATTGGGGGAAACCGACACAGGCGAACGAGTTCCTCGGCCTGTTTGGCATTCTGAATGTGAGGCATGACGACGCCCCCTGCTCCAGCCCCTAAGACATAGTTGTACAGTTCCGGAGAGCATCTTGGTATTCGCACGAAAGGTACCATGCAACCATTCGACTGGTACTGAATTGTCCGAACAAGGCTGACAAGCAGGGTTGCGTTGAGAGGTGCATGTTCCTGTTACTCCTCACATCAATAGGCAATTTTCATGCTACGACTGAGGATGATCATCCGAAGCAGAAATTTACGTACCGCatccaagaaacagaaatgaaACGGCGTGGCAGCAATGATTCGGGCGGCTTCTGGATGGGGAATCCGGCAGCCGGTACCCCAAAGAAATTGCCCGGAGTTCAGCATTGCCTTGAAGTTCGTAGGCTGAGCGAGACTCATGGCGTTGTAGTCTTTTGTGTTGAGCATTTTGGTTTCTTTACGGAGTGTGCTTTCGAAGAAGGCTGGGGCTGTCATGAGAGTGACCGATGTGAGCTTCAGGTCACTGAAGCTGACCTCGCGCTTCAGGTCTCTTTTTATGTCACAACCAGGAGTTCCGATGTTGATGGCCTACGCACGTATCACTCCTCTGTGCATAGATCTAGAGCTTGCGGTGCATACAGATAGATTGGTGCAGCCCGCCATTACGGAATGGCAAATTTGACTGAGAGAGTCATACTGCAGATGTACAATGAAAAGCATGCGTGACTCAGTTTAACAATACAGGTGCGAAGTGTAGTCCTCGAATCACTGTTACATGGTGGGAATCATTGACGTAGTCATAGAGATTAAGCTGGGTAGAAGCCCCCACTCAATAATGTGCATAAATTCGAACACTTGAAGCACCTGGAAATGGCCCAGCTCTGACTGAAATTACCTCCGTAAAGCTCATCATTTGGTCAACATCATATTCAGTTTTTGTCGATTTTACATCTCGCCGACTAGGGCTCGCATTATGGCATCTTGCGAAGCCGCTCAACAGGCGGACCTTAAGTCGATCTCACTAGCCGGGTTGCTGAAAGGGGATGCCGACACTGCAAATGATCTTGTGTCTGCctgcaaagaaaaggggtTCTTTTATCTCGACTTTCGTGATCCCTCGACGTGTGGGACTTTGACACAGGTCGATGAACTCATCGCCGTTGGGAGGTCAGTTTTCAAGCTTtcactggaagagaaagagcagTACAGCACTGAAAAGCATCTACCGTCGAGACTTCAAGGGTAAGTTTTGTTTACCAGTCTTCCCTGCGACTGCTTTCAGAGGAGTCTCTGACATATCTCATAAAAGTTATAAGCGAGCTGGCTGCTCTGTCGGACCATtcgcagagaagaaggatggctATGAGAGCTTTTCGGTATGATTGTCGGGAATGTCGGGTTAAGCGCCATGGAATGATCTAACTTGAATCCTTTCAGATCCATAACAACGGCATCTGGGGCAATGACACATTGGAGCTTCCTCGGGCCTTTGAGGAGAACTTACCACTCATTGAGGCTTGGATGGGAGATGTTCACGGATACACCGAGTGTATTCTCTCTATCCTGTCAAAAGCTCTCAACCTTTCTGATGACCTGAAGGACTGCCACCGCAAGGATGCTCCCTCATCAGCTAACATGGCTATGCTCAACTACTTACCGTGGGGCAGCAGCACCGAAAAGGTTGGAAACATGGCACATACCGATATGGGAACCCTGACTGTTGTGTTCACCAAAAATGAAGGCTTGCAAGTCTTCGAACCCCAGACTGAGCAGTGGTACTATATCAAACCTCGTCCCGGACATGCAGTTGTCAACGTCGGAGACTCACTGCGGTTTCTATCCAACGGTGCATTGGCTTCGAACCTACACCGTGTTGTACCACCAGCGAACCCGGAAGGACTCGACAAGTTCTCCTGCATCTACTTCCTACGCCCGGAGTTCGATGCGAAGTTCACCTCGCATGATGGAAGGGAGATGAACAGCGTCGAGTGGCATAATCAGAAATATGCTCTCTTCCGAGAGGCAAGCCTGGATGCTAAGCAGCACGGGGCTATGCTGACTGGTCGTAATGGGTATCTTGGTGCCACGACCCAAACTGTTTAGCCCTGGTACCAGGATTGAGACGTGTTTCTCATTCGATTCAATGTTTGATCAAagtcttctgtttcttgagTTAGCTTAGCTTCAGATATATTATTAGTGGAGGTGCGGTCGAATGAAGGGTAAGGATATAGGGTCAGTAGCCGTCGATATTCTGTTTCTGTAGATCAATCATAGTGTAGCATCAAGTTAGAACTTGTTGGATTTTGTGCCAAGGTCGACTCCGGAGGGACTTCCATGTGACCAatgaacaagagaaaaaggatttTTTTCGTCAAGATAGTATCACCGAAATGCAAAATGAATAGCAAACCATGCGCAAATATAGTGCATGCAAATCCCTTCTAGAGCATGACCGGTGAGGTGTTCTACCGAATCACCAAAGTATCGCCAGATTTGATGGAAGGAATGGTAACCTGCGATCTTAGCCTTAGCATCATGCAACCCATGTAGACCAAGGCTTAGTGAGTTCAAACCAGGGCTCCATCGCGGGGACTCCGAAGAGTCATGGCCGCGTACAACTGCCTCACGACCAGGAATATAGTCGTGGGGTTCCTGACTGCTCGTACCATACTGTACCTTAGTAACATACCGTAACAGAAATTCAACTCAGCCAGCCACGAGTTCAGTATGCAGTTGCTAGCTGACCCCGCGTAGACCCACTTATACATGATTGTTGGGATAAATTCAGGCGTATGTGGGTCTCCTCTCCCACTGAAGGAATGAGATAGGTCCAAAGCAACACGGCGAAGCACTGACACCAAAACCGCTAGTCGAAGAACGAAAACTGCCTTTATTGTTGCTCAACTCACACCAGGAATTCGTTTCCCAGTATGGACCGACGGCAGTGAGAACGTCATTCGTGAGGGGATATGGAAGTGGTGAATGTACTTCAGTGGACGAAGGTGTGAAATGTCTTTGTACTCAAGGAAAATGGTCTGAAAGAAGAGATGCTCAATCAGTTTTGACTCCTGGATCCAGGAAGGTTATATTGAAAGTGGATCATGAAGTTTTTCAAGAGCATGGCTGACCTTAAATATCATGTCCCAGGGTCATGCTCTTATCCCTCCAATCTCAATGCAGAAGTTGAGAACGTCTAGGGCTGAATTGGCCGACTGGAAACTGTCACGCGAAAGGATCTTTATACCCTTCGACATCATCGAACCAGATATTGATTgttgtctcttcttctggtttcaCTTTTAACCCCCCACCCCTCCCAAGACCATGACAGTCAACAAGAGTCTCCTGCATCTCGACACGCAGGCTGTTCGAAGGCAGTTTCCAGGCCTTGAGAAAGGCGCCGTTTGCTTAAACAATGGATCAGGTGCTCTGGTTTATAAAGGTGCAATCGAAAGGTACTGCCGGATTGCTGTCATGACAGAGAGATACAACGCCGCTAACACTTCAGCACACAGTATCGTTCGGACTATGTCTGCTCCCCACATGAACCTCCGTGGGCTCGACTCGAAAAGCATGGTTGATGTGAAGGAACGGACGGCACAATATGCGAAGCTAGCTTCATTCATGAATGCGGACCCGGATGAAATTGGTAAAAGTGGACCTATCTTGGCCAATCTTTTCTAGAGCCAAGACTCTATTGATAAAAACTTTGAATGCTATTGCTAACTTCTGTCCTGTGGTGAATAAAGCCTTCGGCCCTTCTACGACAGGAATGCTACGGACACTCACCAACTCCCTTCGACCAAACTTGAACACGGACTCGGAAATTATAGTTTCGGTCCTTTGTCACGAAGCTGGCAATACCGCCTGGGTTGCTTTGGCACAGAGCCTTGGTATCTCCATCAAGTGGTGGGCTCCAGAGGGCGGCATAGGAAACAACAGAGATCCCAAGCTCTCCCTGGACACACTGCGACCCCTCCTATCCTCCAAGACAAGACTCGTCTGCTGCGGACATGTGTCCAACATTACCGGGACTATCGAGCCCATCAAAGAGATTGCAAAACTTGTCCATACAATTTCAGAGGCTCTGATCTGTGTTGACGGCGTGGCCTGGGCTCCACATCGCCCGATCGACGTGAAGGATCTAGACGTAGACTTTTATGTGTTTAGCTGGTACAAGGTTTTTGGCCCTCACATTGCACAAATATATGCTCGACGAAAGGTTCAAAAGCGATATCTGACCAGCCTGAACCACTACTTTTTTGACCCAACAGCTCTGCATGTAAGGTTAGGACTTGGCAACAGCTGCCTCGAGCTGGAGCATGCTGTGACGCCCATCATCACCCACCTCGTCGACCATGTGGGTTGGGATGCTATCATTGCCCATGAAGAGCTGATTACggcagagatattgggctaTCTGACGGCTAATTCTGATCTATATACAGTTTATGGATGTGCGACGGCGGACGCGAAAGCGAGGGTTTCTTTGATTAGCTTTTCGGTGAAGGGACTGGCGTCTGACAAGGTTGCAGAGGTCATTCATGAAACATCAAACTTCCGAATCATAACGGGCGATTGTTGGTCTCCTCGTACTGTTCATGATGTTATCGGGTTGCCTGACTATGGCATCCTTCGGACAAGCTTAGTACATTACAACAccgtggaggagatgagggCGTTTACTCAAAAGTTAGATCAGGTGGTGCGTTCCATGAAGTATGAGACCTTGTCCTCATGAAGAAAAACTGGCCATTGCTTGGTCGAATTTTAAATGAAATGGGAATGCGACCACGGGGAAGCTTTTCAGAATGCCTTCGGATGACCGTGAGCCCAGAATATATTTAGCTAGTATGGTGTAGAGAAGGCCCGTACGATACATGCCAACCATTGAGATAAACAGAATACAAAACCCTTGATTAATTCGGGTACACTCCCCTGTAGTCATCTCGAATATCTAAGAGTACCGGGCCTTGGAAGCATATGAATGCGTAAGAAAGCATCTGGATGAAATTACTACGCAAACTACACTTGTTATTTGTTCGCTGCCTGGTTCTGGCGCCTACCGAGTTCGGCCGAACAAGGGTATAATTTGGTTATTCTCGAGCAGCCATATCGTGCGTGTATATTCTGTAGGTGGGATCAGCTTGTGTCTTTCATTGGGTCGTATACACCATGCTTTGATGCCCAGATATTGTCTCCATATGCACATCCGGTCACGCACTAGGTGAGGTCCAAATTTTCGAGATAAATTTGGGCTGAATTTAAGAGTATGGAATTTCCCtgatgaaaaagaagttTCAATTCCAATAGCTAGGTTTATTTCCATATCAACTCAAAATCTGTACTTCATCATGACCGTCGCTGAGACTGCTCCCCCAGTACCAAGTGGCCACAAAAAAGGAGTCACTGAAGGTTCATTACTTAGGGAGCCTTTGGAACTGCGCGGTCATTTAAATCAATTCAAGTCATTCTATGTCACCCCAATAATTGGAACTGAATTTCCTGATGCCCATGTGGTGGATTGGTTGAAAGCTCCTAACAGCGACGAACTTCTGCGCGACTTAGCCGTTACCAGTATGCAAATCAACCTTATGTGTTATATCCCAATCCTAGTACTGATACCTATTGTTAGTCTCTCGCCGTGGAGTGGTGTTTTTCCGTGCGCAGACCGATCTCACCGATGAGCTTCAAAAGGAGCTCGCCCAACGTTTAGGTGTCCTAACAGGCAAACCCGAGTCCTCGAAGTTGCACATCCACCCTCTAACGAACTACAACCTCGACAAAGATCCAGAGCTCAACGTCATCACAACTGACAAAGCCGCCAACCCTGCCGAGGACCTTTGGAAGAACCGACCCGCCGATATCAGAAACAGCTGGCACACCGATACTAGCTACGAGCCCAACCCCGCTGACTACTCTATTCTAAAGCTCATCAAGCTACCTGAGACTGGCGGAGGTATGTATGCCTTCATGCCTTCCAGAAGCCCCATCACGAGTGCCGACCATCGAGATTTGATGTCCTAATGCTTCCCATCTAGATACAATCTGGGCTTCCTCCTGCGAAATATACGACAAGATATCCCCCGTCTACCGGAAGTTCCTCGAAGGCCTAACTGCCACCTTTGCCCAGACTCGACTCCCAGTCACCGCGGCGGAAAAGGGGTTTAAGCTGTACTCGGAACCCCGTGGATCCCCGAACAACATCGGGACATCGCTCAGCGCGGTGCATCCGGTGGTTCGTACCAACCCTGTTACCGGTTGGAAGAGTCTGTTCGCCGTTGGGAACCATGTTGTGAAAATCAACGAAGTAACTGCGGATGAAAGCCGGCGGCTACACGATTGGTTTCTCCAGATGATTGTTGAAGAGCATGATACGCAACTGAGACATCGGTGGCAGAATCCATATGACATTGGTAAGATCTGCACATGTTTCTTGCATCAGTGATCACGGGCATCTAACTCTCTGCAGCTATCTGGGATAATCGCACTGTTTATCATA
The sequence above is a segment of the Aspergillus oryzae RIB40 DNA, chromosome 3 genome. Coding sequences within it:
- a CDS encoding TauD/TfdA dioxygenase family protein (probable taurine catabolism dioxygenase) encodes the protein MTVAETAPPVPSGHKKGVTEGSLLREPLELRGHLNQFKSFYVTPIIGTEFPDAHVVDWLKAPNSDELLRDLAVTISRRGVVFFRAQTDLTDELQKELAQRLGVLTGKPESSKLHIHPLTNYNLDKDPELNVITTDKAANPAEDLWKNRPADIRNSWHTDTSYEPNPADYSILKLIKLPETGGDTIWASSCEIYDKISPVYRKFLEGLTATFAQTRLPVTAAEKGFKLYSEPRGSPNNIGTSLSAVHPVVRTNPVTGWKSLFAVGNHVVKINEVTADESRRLHDWFLQMIVEEHDTQLRHRWQNPYDIAIWDNRTVYHSAIFDFAGLGARTGHRAVGIGETPYFDPNSKTRREALAAANSI